Within Terriglobia bacterium, the genomic segment CCGCCGTGGGCGCTGCTCGGCCAGGAACACCTCGACCGGCTGGAAGTCGTAGGCGGACGGGACGGGAGGGATGGGGTCAGACATTACCGGGTTTCTGGTTTCCAGTTTCTAGCGCGGTATGGTTCCGGGTCCTCCTGGAAACTAGAAACCAGAAACTAGAAACTTGTTGTGCTGTTAGTCGATGGACTGTAATTCCTTGCCGGGCTTGAAGCGGACCGCCTTGCCGGGCGGGATGTTGACCTCGGCGCCGGTGCGCGGGTTGCGTCCGATGCCGGTCTTGCGCGGACGCACGTTGAACACGCCAAATCCGCGCAATTCGATCCGGTCCCCGCGCGACAGCGCATTCTTCATGCTGTCGAACACGGTTTCCACCGCCAATTCCGCTTTGGTTTTGGTGATGCCGGTTTTGTTCACCACTTCGTTGATGATGTCGAGCTTAATCACCTGCCGCTCCCCAATCTGTCGCAAAGTGTTGATGCTAAAGACATAAAGCTCGAATGTCAAATGTTTACATTGCTTGACGAAAGCTTATGCTCGGCTCGGTAGGGCGCCTTGTAATGTTGTGGGGACGCCGGTTGTCCACAAAATTTCCCGTATTCCACAGATTCTTCACATCGCATCCGCCGGGTTCGCTTGCCGCCGGACGTGATTCTTGCGACTCTTGAGCCCGCCGGCCGAGTTGCCAGCCGCGAGATTGCGATTGCATTGGACAATCTGGACCACGGATTCACATGGACTCTCACGGAATGTTTCTTCCGATCAGTGTGCATCCGTGACCATCCGTGGTTAATTTCGACTCGCAACTCGCAACTCGAAGGAGAACGATGTCCATCAAAAGCGATCGCTGGATCCGCCGCTTGGCCCTGGAACGCGACATGATCAATCCCTTCTGCGAGAAACAGATGGCCGGCGGCGTCATCTCCTACGGCCTGTCCAGCTACGGCTACGACCTGCGCGTCGCCGACGAGTTCAAGATCTTCACTAACATCAACGCCACCGTGGTTGACCCCAAGAACTTCGACGAGCGCTCCTTCGTCACCGTGCAATCCGAGTGTGCCATCATTCCGCCCAACTCGTTCGCGCTTGCCCGCTCGGTGGAGTACTTCAAGATTCCGCGCGACGTGCTCACCATCTGCGTCGGCAAATCCACCTACGCACGCTGCGGGATCATCGTCAACGTAACGCCCTTCGAGCCCGAGTGGGAGGGCTTCGTCACCCTGGAAATTTCCAACACCACGCCGCTGCCCGCCAAGATTTATGCCAACGAGGGCCTCTGCCAGATCCTGTTTTTCCAGTCCGACGAGCAGTGCGAAACCAGCTACGCCGACCGCAAAGGCAAATACCAGGCGCAGAAAGGCATCGTCCTGCCGAAGGTGAACAAGAAATAGAAATCGTGGCGCGGGCACCCTCGCCCGCGCGCCCCGCTAATCGGCAATCGACAATCGGTAATCGGCAGAGGGGTTTATACTCCCGCCCATGCTCCGCCGAGCTTTTGTATTCCTTATGCTGACCTCCATTGCCGTTGCTCAGTCCACACCCGACCTTGTTCGCGCCTGGGTTGCAGCGCACCAGCACGATATCCTGCGCGAGTACGTCGAGCTGCTCTCCATTCCCAATGTCGCGTCGGACAGCGCGAACATCCGCCGCAATGCCGAGCACATTGCCGACATGCTCCGCCGCCGCGGCACGCCCGCGCGCTTGCTGGAAGAACTTGGCGGTCCGCCTCTGGTATATGGCGAATTGGCCTCGCCGGGCGCAACGCACACGTTGATCATCTACGCGCATTACGACGGGCAGCACGTTGATGCCGCGCAGTGGGCATCGCCGCCGTGGTCACCCACGCTGCGCGACAACACGCTGGTGCAGGGCGGCAAGGAGGTCCCGCTGAACTCACTGCCGGCGACAATTCCCGGCGAATGGCGCCTCTACGCGCGCTCCGTCAGCGACGACAAGGCGCCGATTGAAGCCGTGGTTGCCGCGTTGGACGCGCTGAAGGCAACGGGCGCAGAACCCTCGGTTAACCTCAAGTTTCTCTTTGAAGGCGAAGAGGAAGCCGGCTCGCCGCACCTGGCCGCCGCCATGGAGAAGTACTCCGAGCTGCTCAAGGCCGACGCGTGGTTGCTGTGCGACGGCCCTGTCCACCAGACCCGCCGCATGCAGGTCTATTTCGGCGCTCGCGGCATGACTGACCTGGAAATAACCGTCTACGGCCCCTTGCACGCTCTGCACAGCGGCCATTACGGCAATTGGGCGCCGAATCCGGCGGCGCTGCTGGCCGAACTGCTGGCGAGCATGCGCGACGAAAATGCCAACATTACGATCGCCGGCTACTACCACGACGTACGCGCGCTGACAGAACCGGAAAAGCAGGCCATTGCCGCCGCGCCCGCCGTGGACACGCAGTTGCGTCGCGAACTCGGCTTGGCCTGGACCGAAGGCGAATCCGAGCCGCTGATGATGCGCATCATGCATCCGGCCATCAACATTCGCGGCCTGGATTCCGGCAATGTCGGCGACAAGGCAATGAACGCCATCCCCACGCAGGCGCGCGCGTCCATTGATTTCCGCCTCGTGCCCGACCAGCA encodes:
- a CDS encoding integration host factor subunit beta; translated protein: MIKLDIINEVVNKTGITKTKAELAVETVFDSMKNALSRGDRIELRGFGVFNVRPRKTGIGRNPRTGAEVNIPPGKAVRFKPGKELQSID
- the dcd gene encoding dCTP deaminase, which encodes MSIKSDRWIRRLALERDMINPFCEKQMAGGVISYGLSSYGYDLRVADEFKIFTNINATVVDPKNFDERSFVTVQSECAIIPPNSFALARSVEYFKIPRDVLTICVGKSTYARCGIIVNVTPFEPEWEGFVTLEISNTTPLPAKIYANEGLCQILFFQSDEQCETSYADRKGKYQAQKGIVLPKVNKK
- a CDS encoding M20/M25/M40 family metallo-hydrolase — protein: MLTSIAVAQSTPDLVRAWVAAHQHDILREYVELLSIPNVASDSANIRRNAEHIADMLRRRGTPARLLEELGGPPLVYGELASPGATHTLIIYAHYDGQHVDAAQWASPPWSPTLRDNTLVQGGKEVPLNSLPATIPGEWRLYARSVSDDKAPIEAVVAALDALKATGAEPSVNLKFLFEGEEEAGSPHLAAAMEKYSELLKADAWLLCDGPVHQTRRMQVYFGARGMTDLEITVYGPLHALHSGHYGNWAPNPAALLAELLASMRDENANITIAGYYHDVRALTEPEKQAIAAAPAVDTQLRRELGLAWTEGESEPLMMRIMHPAINIRGLDSGNVGDKAMNAIPTQARASIDFRLVPDQQPERVHQLVEAHVAKLGFYIVHQAPTPEERLAHGKIVLLNWGSGYPAARTSMDLPVSRAAVHAIESALGTTIVKAPTLGGSVPIYLFLARAPVIGVPIVNHDNNQHAKNENLRLQNLWDGIQVFAGLMTGMAGEWR